A genomic segment from Aegilops tauschii subsp. strangulata cultivar AL8/78 chromosome 1, Aet v6.0, whole genome shotgun sequence encodes:
- the LOC141027396 gene encoding protein FAR1-RELATED SEQUENCE 5-like: MADEELTDIMVDMEFGELMKDWIEDWSDDENSDHEDRSENGNEWDDLNIDELDDDQENNSELSNEDYISQFISECHNAYDYYSESDAETDLNDESLDAPDSGESESSVIMSEVTQDEGAKNVQDTASADDKRDMFMQIMEMTFTSHDAAYDFYNSYARDNGFSIRKNKVRYSKTESRHMHYRRFVCSRQGKRDSKLLTEEGHSRRLRAETHSFCEAHLTGKLDQKRGVWYVESFEDKHSHMLAGPDEVPFLWSHRKIKEYQKHEIMSMGAAGIRIHDMMDCFISKHVWYGGVGFTRREIYNLCAKEKRKLLSKGDAATAIGIMASRKHRDPSFFFEYKLDKEGHLNRMFWCDSQSRHDYEDFGDVLVFDSTHKMNCYGMPFIPFVGLNNHRKTTVFGCAIVSDETEETYVWLLQTFLRSMCQKMPKSVITDADAGMIKAIREVLPDVWHRICTWHIEKNMKIHLSHKSLKEFRTLLYYNTSTTTFEERWHAFSKRWQSEKTVTWLRRMYKKRRLWTAAYLIEWFWLGMKSNQRSESLNSCLHLHLDGEMTLVDMILHYENAVVRIRENEARDDCTASKSLPVPVTSSSELEIAASHVFTPANFYMLQDDLRKIDGMEIVEIKLGDGSQQYIVAWKNNRKRCFWVEYTPVNSAETIRCSCRRMIRKGLPCKHIFHVLKHLNISEIPKCLVLVRFTKEARLGLPARRTSDLLGFGWTGAGERMKYSQVSVLVSEAMHAACKHPALWDQLQESLKAVIAKSHEYDLLQENLLKQTNDISKCAVEYVDDGEGNMIEVKDPMKVSSKGATKVDESCPVSKNGRPLSFDELKTRKVEKEQE; this comes from the exons ATGGCGGACGAGGAGTTAACTGATATCATGGTAGACATGGAGTTTGGAGAACTGATGAAAGACTGGATAGAAGATTGGTCAGATGATGAAAATTCAGATCATGAAGATCGGTCAGAGAATGGGAACGAATGGGACGATCTTAAT ATCGATGAGCTTGATGATGATCAGGAAAACAACTCGGAGCTCTCGAATGAAGATTACATTAGTCAG TTCATTTCCGAATGTCATAATGCGTACGACTATTACAGTGAATCCGACGCAGAGACAGACCTTAACGACGAATCATTAGATGCACCTGATTCTGGGGAGTCCGAGTCGTCGGTCATCATGAGTGAG GTGACACAAGATGAAGGGGCAAAGAATGTCCAAGATACTGCTAGTGCAGATGATAAGAGGGATATGTTCATGCAGATAATGGAAATGACCTTTACGTCTCACGATGCTGCGTATGATTTCTACAACAGCTATGCTAGAGATAATGGTTTCAGCATTAGAAAGAATAAGGTCAGGTATAGCAAAACAGAGTCACGTCATATGCATTATAGGCGGTTTGTTTGTTCGAGACAAGGGAAACGTGACAGCAAGTTGCTAACCGAGGAAGGACACAGCCGTAGGCTCAGAGCCGAGACACACAGCTTTTGCGAAGCGCACCTGACCGGCAAGCTTGACCAAAAGCGTGGGGTTTGGTATGTTGAAAGTTTTGAGGACAAGCATAGCCATATGTTGGCAGGACCGGACGAGGTACCTTTTCTTTGGTCCCACAGAAAAATCAAAGAGTACCAGAAGCATGAGATAATGTCCATGGGAGCTGCAGGGATTAGAATTCACGACATGATGGATTGCTTCATCAGCAAACATGTATGGTACGGCGGTGTTGGTTTTACCAGGCGTGAAATATACAACCTTTGCGCCAAGGAGAAGAGGAAGCTGCTTTCAAAAGGTGATGCTGCCACAGCCATAGGCATCATGGCCAGTAGGAAACATAGGGATCCTAGCTTCTTTTTCGAGTACAAGCTAGATAAGGAAGGACATTTGAATAGGATGTTTTGGTGCGACTCCCAGTCTCGTCATGACTATGAGGACTTCGGCGACGTGCTTGTATTTGACAGCACGCACAAGATGAACTGCTATGGTATGCCATTCATACCTTTTGTTGGTCTTAACAATCACCGGAAGACCACTGTTTTTGGTTGTGCCATAGTTTCGGACGAGACCGAGGAGACATACGTGTGGCTTCTGCAGACTTTTTTGAGGTCCATGTGTCAAAAGATGCCTAAGAGTGTTATCACAGACGCCGACGCTGGGATGATCAAGGCAATTCGCGAAGTCTTGCCAGACGTGTGGCACCGTATATGTACGTGGCACATAGAGAAAAATATGAAGATCCACCTCAGCCACAAGTCCTTGAAGGAGTTCCGAACTCTTCTGTACTACAACACGTCCACGACCACGTTTGAGGAGAGATGGCACGCATTTTCCAAAAGATGGCAGTCGGAAAAAACTGTAACATGGTTGAGGCGGATGTATAAGAAGAGGAGACTGTGGACCGCGGCTTATCTAATAGAGTGGTTTTGGCTTGGCATGAAAAGCAACCAGCGGAGTGAAAGCCTGAACTCATGCCTTCACCTCCACCTAGACGGTGAAATGACCCTGGTGGATATGATTTTGCACTATGAGAACGCTGTTGTGCGTATCCGTGAAAACGAGGCGCGAGATGACTGCACGGCCTCAAAGAGTTTACCGGTGCCAGTTACTAGCTCGAGCGAACTTGAGATAGCTGCTTCTCACGTCTTCACTCCAGCAAACTTCTATATGTTGCAAGATGATCTTAGAAAAATTGACGGCATGGAGATTGTAGAAATTAAGCTGGGAGACGGATCACAGCAGTACATCGTGGCCTGGAAGAATAACCGGAAGCGCTGTTTTTGGGTGGAGTATACACCAGTAAATTCCGCAGAAACTATAAGGTGCAGCTGCAGAAGAATGATTCGAAAGGGTCTACCTTGCAAGCACATATTCCATGTACTGAAGCACTTGAACATATCTGAAATACCAAAGTGTTTAGTTCTTGTTCGGTTCACGAAAGAAGCAAGGTTGGGACTGCCCGCGAGGCGCACAAGCGATCTGTTGGGATTTGGTTGGACTGGGGCCGGGGAAAGAATGAAATATAGCCAGGTCAGTGTGTTAGTGTCTGAAGCTATGCATGCGGCATGCAAACACCCTGCTTTGTGGGATCAGTTACAGGAGAGTTTGAAGGCTGTGATAGCTAAGAGTCATGAGTATGATCTGCTACAGGAAAATTTGTTGAAGCAAACAAATGACATTAGTAAGTGTGCAGTTGAATATGTGGACGATGGTGAAGGCAACATGATTGAGGTTAAAGATCCTATGAAAGTGTCAAGCAAAGGTGCAACAAAGGTAGATGAGAGCTGCCCTGTCTCGAAAAATGGTAGACCACTCTCTTTTGATGAGTTGAAAACCCG AAAAGTGGAGAAGGAACAAGAGTAG
- the LOC109744419 gene encoding adenine/guanine permease AZG1 has product MTSPIIPRTDDGGQAAATRVGRLNAAVERSWVGRRFRLAARGTTFTTELRAGTTTFLTMAYILAVNASILSDSGATCSVDDCANPSPACKFPPVDPGYAACLSRARRDLIVATAASSVIGSFIMGAFANLPIALAPGMGTNAYFAYTVVGFHGSGTLSYRKALAAVFIEGLVFLLISVVGLRSKLAQLIPKPVRIASSAGIGLFLAFIGLQSNQGFGLVGFSTSTLVTLGACPASQRASVAPVITFPNGTVALMPGGTVSGGILCLSGRMTSPTFWLAVVGLLIIAFCLIKNVKGAMIYGILFVTFISWPRNTAVTAFPDTPAGDEGFSYFKKVFDVHRIQSTAGALDFSGIGHGYFWEALITFLYVDILDTTGGLYSMARFAGFVDDATGEFEGQYFAFMSDATAIVFGSLLGTSPVTVFIESSTGIREGGRTGLTALTASLYFTAALFITPLLASIPSWAVGPPLVLVGVMMMRAVAEVDWEDMRQAVPAFMTLALMPLTYSIAYGLIGGIASYMLLHSWDWACDAAARLGCRPRRKVGGGEATRADTPVSSNSGSASGNGEHGKDVSHVELS; this is encoded by the coding sequence ATGACGAGCCCCATCATCCCGCGGACCGACGACGGCGGCCAGGCCGCGGCGACGAGGGTGGGCCGCCTCAACGCCGCGGTGGAGCGGTCCTGGGTGGGCCGGCGCTTCCGCCTGGCCGCGCGCGGGACCACCTTCACCACGGAGCTCCGCGCCGGCACCACCACCTTCCTCACCATGGCCTACATCCTCGCCGTCAACGCCTCCATCCTCTCCGACTCGGGCGCCACCTGCTCCGTCGACGACTGCGCCAACCCCTCGCCGGCCTGCAAGTTCCCGCCCGTCGACCCCGGCTACGCCGCCTGCCTCTCCCGCGCGCGCCGCGACCTCATCgtcgccaccgccgcctcctccgtcATCGGCTCCTTCATCATGGGCGCCTTCGCCAACCTCCCCATCGCGCTCGCCCCCGGCATGGGCACCAACGCCTACTTCGCCTACACCGTCGTCGGCTTCCACGGCTCCGGCACGCTCTCCTACCGCAAGGCCCTCGCCGCCGTCTTCATCGAGGGCCTCGTCTTCCTCCTCATCTCCGTCGTCGGGCTACGGTCCAAGCTCGCCCAGTTGATCCCCAAGCCCGTGCGGATCGCGTCGTCCGCGGGGATCGGTCTCTTCTTGGCGTTCATCGGGCTGCAGAGCAACCAGGGGTTCGGGCTCGTCGGGTTCAGCACCTCCACGCTGGTCACCCTCGGCGCGTGCCCCGCGTCGCAGCGCGCGTCCGTGGCGCCGGTGATCACGTTCCCCAACGGCACGGTGGCGCTGATGCCCGGCGGCACGGTCTCCGGCGGCATACTCTGCCTCTCCGGCCGGATGACCTCCCCGACCTTCTGGCTCGCGGTGGTCGGCCTCCTCATCATCGCCTTCTGCCTCATCAAGAACGTCAAGGGCGCCATGATCTACGGCATCCTCTTCGTCACCTTCATCTCATGGCCGCGCAACACCGCGGTCACCGCGTTCCCGGACACgcccgccggcgacgagggcttcaGCTACTTCAAGAAGGTGTTCGACGTCCACCGCATCCAGTCCACGGCCGGCGCGCTCGACTTCAGCGGCATCGGGCACGGCTACTTCTGGGAGGCGCTCATCACCTTCCTCTACGTCGACATCCTGGACACCACCGGCGGGCTCTACTCCATGGCGCGCTTCGCCGGCTTCGTGGACGACGCCACGGGGGAGTTCGAGGGGCAGTACTTCGCCTTCATGTCCGACGCCACCGCCATCGTCTTCGGCTCGCTGCTGGGGACGTCCCCGGTGACGGTCTTCATCGAGTCGTCCACGGGGATCCGCGAGGGCGGCCGGACGGGGCTCACGGCGCTCACCGCGTCCTTGTACTTCACGGCGGCGCTGTTCATCACGCCGCTGCTGGCGTCCATCCCGTCCTGGGCGGTGGGGCCGCCGCTGGTGCTGGTGGGCGTGATGATGATGCGCGCCGTGGCGGAGGTGGACTGGGAGGACATGCGGCAGGCCGTGCCGGCGTTCATGACGCTGGCGCTCATGCCGCTCACCTACTCCATCGCCTACGGCCTCATCGGCGGCATCGCCTCCTACATGCTGCTCCACTCGTGGGATTGGGCGTGCGATGCCGCCGCCAGGCTTGGTTGTCGTCCTCGTCGGAAAGTGGGTGGCGGCGAGGCCACGCGAGCCGATACACCAGTAAGTAGCAACAGTGGCAGTGCCAGTGGCAACGGGGAACATGGGAAGGACGTGTCTCACGTGGAATTGTCCTAG